Proteins from a genomic interval of Chelonoidis abingdonii isolate Lonesome George chromosome 7, CheloAbing_2.0, whole genome shotgun sequence:
- the METTL18 gene encoding histidine protein methyltransferase 1 homolog isoform X1 — MGPRSSTLEATVAQIVMKMAFQFNFSIEEKAENELETLGDTALQLESAQPALNPGRSTEKSKEISSEENVVHKDSVCAHEATPKTTDPVANCSPGKSQVQVLPKKRAGFKVAKEHNIPGDFSKVLENKVMDTVQGLYYVNISVVEMTLSNDSHEEDIVSKSISSHSDLITGIYEGGLKIWECTFDLMDYLSKAEMQFINKTVLDLGCGAGLLGILALKRKAEKVHFQDYNRTVIDEITLPNVVANWTDGGGDGGISEPSSKKHKKADLIQALMSKCRFFSGEWTEFSQLLLSGNKPFSKYDLILTSETIYNPDYYSALHDTISKLLDKNGCVYLATKAHYFGVGGGVHIFEKFIEERNVFRTRTVKVIDEGLMRYIIEMAFKISS; from the exons ATGGGGCCACGATCTTCAACTCTAGAGGCTACTGTAGCACAAATAGTAAT GAAAATGGCTTTTCAGTTTAACTTCTCTattgaagagaaagcagaaaatgaactcGAGACTCTTGGTGATACAGCCTTGCAGCTGGAATCTGCACAGCCTGCTTTGAATCCAGGAAGATCTACAGAAAAGAGCAAAGAAATTTCATCAGAAGAAAATGTTGTGCACAAGGACTCTGTGTGTGCACATGAGGCAACACCCAAAACTACAGATCCAGTAGCAAACTGTAGCCCTGGTAAAAGCCAGGTCCAGGTGCTGCCAAAGAAACGAGCTGGCTTTAAAGTTGCCAAAGAGCAtaatattcctggagatttcagcAAAGTGTTAGAAAATAAAGTTATGGACACTGTACAGGGCCTATACTATGTAAATATTTCTGTGGTGGAAATGACCCTTTCGAATGACTCCCATGAAGAAGACATAGTGTCTAAAAGTATTTCTTCTCACTCTGATCTTATCACAGGCATCTATGAAGGAGGGCTGAAAATATGGGAATGCACTTTTGATCTCATGGATTATTTGTCAAAGGCTGAAATGCAGTTTATCAACAAGACAGTCTTGGATCTTGGttgtggggctgggctgctgggaaTACTTGCATTaaagagaaaagctgaaaaaGTCCACTTTCAGGACTATAACCGCACTGTGATTGATGAAATAACCTTGCCTAACGTAGTGGCTAACTGGActgatggtggtggtgatggcGGAATCAGTGAACCTTCTTCAAAGAAGCACAAGAAAGCAGACCTCATACAAGCTCTAATGTCTAAGTGCAGATTTTTTTCCGGAGAATGGACTGAGTTTAGCCAACTCCTGTTAAGTGGCAACAAACCCTTTTCAAAGTATGACCTTATTCTCACATCAGAGACCATCTACAATCCTGACTACTACAGTGCTTTGCATGATACGATTTCTAAACTGCTGGATAAAAATGGCTGCGTGTATTTGGCTACCAAAGCACattattttggggtgggaggtggtgTGCATATCTTTGAAAAATTCATAGAAGAGAGGAATGTGTTCAGGACTAGAACTGTCAAAGTTATTGATGAAGGACTGATGCGGTATATTATTGAAATGGCCTTTAAGATATCCAGTTAA
- the METTL18 gene encoding histidine protein methyltransferase 1 homolog isoform X2: MAFQFNFSIEEKAENELETLGDTALQLESAQPALNPGRSTEKSKEISSEENVVHKDSVCAHEATPKTTDPVANCSPGKSQVQVLPKKRAGFKVAKEHNIPGDFSKVLENKVMDTVQGLYYVNISVVEMTLSNDSHEEDIVSKSISSHSDLITGIYEGGLKIWECTFDLMDYLSKAEMQFINKTVLDLGCGAGLLGILALKRKAEKVHFQDYNRTVIDEITLPNVVANWTDGGGDGGISEPSSKKHKKADLIQALMSKCRFFSGEWTEFSQLLLSGNKPFSKYDLILTSETIYNPDYYSALHDTISKLLDKNGCVYLATKAHYFGVGGGVHIFEKFIEERNVFRTRTVKVIDEGLMRYIIEMAFKISS, translated from the coding sequence ATGGCTTTTCAGTTTAACTTCTCTattgaagagaaagcagaaaatgaactcGAGACTCTTGGTGATACAGCCTTGCAGCTGGAATCTGCACAGCCTGCTTTGAATCCAGGAAGATCTACAGAAAAGAGCAAAGAAATTTCATCAGAAGAAAATGTTGTGCACAAGGACTCTGTGTGTGCACATGAGGCAACACCCAAAACTACAGATCCAGTAGCAAACTGTAGCCCTGGTAAAAGCCAGGTCCAGGTGCTGCCAAAGAAACGAGCTGGCTTTAAAGTTGCCAAAGAGCAtaatattcctggagatttcagcAAAGTGTTAGAAAATAAAGTTATGGACACTGTACAGGGCCTATACTATGTAAATATTTCTGTGGTGGAAATGACCCTTTCGAATGACTCCCATGAAGAAGACATAGTGTCTAAAAGTATTTCTTCTCACTCTGATCTTATCACAGGCATCTATGAAGGAGGGCTGAAAATATGGGAATGCACTTTTGATCTCATGGATTATTTGTCAAAGGCTGAAATGCAGTTTATCAACAAGACAGTCTTGGATCTTGGttgtggggctgggctgctgggaaTACTTGCATTaaagagaaaagctgaaaaaGTCCACTTTCAGGACTATAACCGCACTGTGATTGATGAAATAACCTTGCCTAACGTAGTGGCTAACTGGActgatggtggtggtgatggcGGAATCAGTGAACCTTCTTCAAAGAAGCACAAGAAAGCAGACCTCATACAAGCTCTAATGTCTAAGTGCAGATTTTTTTCCGGAGAATGGACTGAGTTTAGCCAACTCCTGTTAAGTGGCAACAAACCCTTTTCAAAGTATGACCTTATTCTCACATCAGAGACCATCTACAATCCTGACTACTACAGTGCTTTGCATGATACGATTTCTAAACTGCTGGATAAAAATGGCTGCGTGTATTTGGCTACCAAAGCACattattttggggtgggaggtggtgTGCATATCTTTGAAAAATTCATAGAAGAGAGGAATGTGTTCAGGACTAGAACTGTCAAAGTTATTGATGAAGGACTGATGCGGTATATTATTGAAATGGCCTTTAAGATATCCAGTTAA